GGCCGCTCATCTGCCAGAGGGAGACCAGAAAGGGCACCAGGGCGACGAAGGCCAGCAGGGAGAAGTCGAAGAAGGGGAAGGCGAAGATGAGGACCGCCCCCGATACGATGGCCGGCAGGTATGGTCTGTAGTTCAGCGTCAATGTACTCCCCTCGGACGGAAAACCGTGATTTTTCCTTAGTTTAACCTATTTTAAGGATGCGATGGGAACTTGACAACAAGAGGGGAGAAATGATTAAATTTTATGGAGATTTGCCTCGCGTCTTACCCCGTGGTCGGGCAGTTAGCTCAGTCGGTAGAGCAGGGGACTGAAAATCCCCGTGTCGGGGGTTCAATTCCCTCACTGCCCACCACTTTTTTTGGGGCCCGCGTCCTGGACCAGAACTTTTTCGACTGCTCTCCGGCTGAAGTTGAATTCTTTGGTGAATGAATATCCAAACCTTTCATTTACTTATACAATTTCAAAAACTCCTCGACAGACAGGCCTGCTTTCGACACCTGATGCCTCAGGAGACCCTGTTTGACCGGTTTACCTTTGTGAACCGGAATGGACAGGATGTTGACATTGCCCTCCTTAACCAGCTTCACGTGACTGCTGCCCTGGCACCTGGCCCTTTTCCATCCAGCCCTCTCAAAAGCCTTAATGACTCTCTCGGGCTTCAGGTTGTTCAAGCCGCTCATGAAGCTTTCTTAATCCGCTTTTGCATCTGCTTTTCAACATGAAGATGCTCCTCAATGGCATCTCTTATCATTCTTAGTGCCTCTGCCACTGTATCGCCCTGTGATGCGCAGCCCGGCAGGGAAGGACACTCAACCCAATAGCCTCCGTCTTCCATATCAGGGTGCAGTTTGACCGGATATTTCTTCCCTCCAACAGACACGTCGTACTTCCTGATACTTCCGATGTCGGATATCTCTCCCTTTAAATCCTCAACTATCTCTCCCAAGGCTATGGCAATAACAATCTGTCCGGTCCTGAGAGTATCGACTATTTCCTTTTCTTTAGCGGTAATTACAAAAATTGTCTCTCCATCGGTCAAGAAGCGCAGCTTCGACAGGGGCTTTTCGATGCGGGGGATGGACTTCTCCAGATAA
The genomic region above belongs to Nitrospirota bacterium and contains:
- a CDS encoding type II toxin-antitoxin system HicA family toxin codes for the protein MSGLNNLKPERVIKAFERAGWKRARCQGSSHVKLVKEGNVNILSIPVHKGKPVKQGLLRHQVSKAGLSVEEFLKLYK
- a CDS encoding MerR family transcriptional regulator, with protein sequence MGFNTKTVSRIIGLSVRQLDYWDRTHLIKPSIQEAAGTGTSRIYSFNDLVQLKVAKTLLDKGISVQKIRKALHYLEKSIPRIEKPLSKLRFLTDGETIFVITAKEKEIVDTLRTGQIVIAIALGEIVEDLKGEISDIGSIRKYDVSVGGKKYPVKLHPDMEDGGYWVECPSLPGCASQGDTVAEALRMIRDAIEEHLHVEKQMQKRIKKAS